In Pangasianodon hypophthalmus isolate fPanHyp1 chromosome 1, fPanHyp1.pri, whole genome shotgun sequence, the genomic window ACATTACTTTACTGGATAGCCTAGAAAACCTTTTCCCACACAACTACAATCAGCATGGGGTGTTGAGTTACCTGTATGACTGCAGAATGTCAATAATGCCAATGTAAACCAGTAGCCGCTCTCCTCTACTGTTGCGAGCTGGGATACCTCCCCAcctaaacagacaaacagatagaaaaGTAAGACCCTGATTTACAAAGTCTAGTGCGTAGGGACTAATGATAATTACATTAGCAAGCCCACCAGTCAAAAggaagctccagtgtgctgcccagtcccagAACACTGGAGCTTCCACTTGTCTGGAAGGCTTgctaatgtatttattgttttgattGCCCAGAAGCATAACTGACTAGACTAAAATGTGGCTGCTAGCATAAAAAGCTAATTAGCTACAGTAATAAACAAGTACATGAATTCCCAGGGAAGGGACAATCGTGAAGCCAGTCTTTATCCCGTCCTTGTAACGTTTTTGATGCAACACGTTCATAACTGACAAAAAGTCACTGGCGAACGTTATGACCTGCAGTGCTCTCCTCACTTCACAAGTAAAAATATTCTGAGCCTTAAAcctattgtatttttattttctatatgttGCATGGCTTCATCAGTATTTTCATatgtgtgttcctgattctgaaaagatatCAGTCATCTGTATATGGTAAATAATTCACCTAGCAAAATCATTGAACCATCAGCCAGTGCAGCAAAATTTGCGATTTGGAAATATGCACTAAATATTACAGGATGAAGGTGATGTGgtattatatttaaacataccAAATGGAAACTTTTGCTTTACAAAAGTCAGTAGGACGTAGGGTTCATTTCCTTCGTTGGTTGTTAAACCCATTTGTATGCTAAGCAACtacgaataaaaaaaactaacccACACCCCCATAAGACTCATAAGACtttgaaaacaaaatatatcaaacataggaaaaaaaaaccccacaaaaacaaaaagaactgGAAAGTTAAAAAATAGAGCAGGAGATAAGAGCGACAAAAGATCAAGTGgcacatgcaaaaaataaattgcaGTAAACATGTGTAGGTGTTTTACCCGAGGCTCCATGCATTTCTGATACCGATAGACATAGGCTAGTTCACTAACTCAAGCTAGCTACCTAAAGTACAGAGAATAAAACTATCCCCTCTGATCCTTTCCTATGTGTGAAACTCCATAATTAGAATAAACTGACTATCGATTGCTAATTAGAGGACAGATTAATGCTTtatctgtacaaataaaaacatcacacTTGAAATCTCTTATAGTATCATACTGATCCAGATTGCTGTCTGTTTATTCCCTCTCGCTCATACGGAATGTGCATTCTGAAAACAAATTCGCGACATGACattttgcacacacattttcattgtGTGGTCGGGATTCAACTTATTGCAACTTCATGCAAATTAGCGGCAGCTGCGTATCATTGACCAAATGTGTTTTGGAAGCAAAGATGCTGTTGTCTGACTGCAAATAATCGGGCACCAAATTTTTTTATGCCCCAACCACAATTgtaagagttaaaaaaaaatttttaaattaaaataaattttaaaaaaaataataataaaaaaagaataagaaagtAAGATAGATAAAATACATTTGCTTCTGGCAGACAGTTTCCcaaactgcaggttttttttttttttttttttttaacagtttctgTATTTTATGCTCTTGGTGAATTAAATGCAGGTTTTCACACAGAATCAGAATGCACAGGGAAATGAAAGCCCAAACACACCAGCAAGACAGAATAACATATGTGTATAGATGTcaagaaagtgagacagacagagacatagCTATAGTTAAAAAAATGAGTGACTGACTGGTCCTCGCTGTCCACTGTGCCCTTCCCACGTGCCTCTCCCTGGATGGACTCCATAGCCGTACTGTACAGGGCTTTCTGGGCCTGAGGCCTCTTCTGGTCAGGTGTGACTGTCCCCTCCACTGGCCTGCAGCTTTCCCCTGCACCGAGACGCTCACGGCTCGCCTGATCCACATTGTGGATTCCAACCAACAAACTGTAGTCCATGATCTTAAAGCTCTGCAACAGCTAAAATACACAAACCACCAAGTCATCAACACCATCTTTCAATGTAAACAGCCATGTTAAAACATGATCATCACAGACTGCCTGCAATTATTCTAGTGAAGCTGCCAAGTATCTGCAAACACACAACTACTAGCTAATGACAGAAGTCTATGGTCCATGCAGACAAACATACAGTCCAGGGCATACTCGCCAATCACAGTGATCATAATGCTTTTACACACGTGAGCACACACTCACCAGGCAGTCTCGCTGGATGGTCTTACTGAGAGCGTTGTAGTTGTCTGGCTCGAGCTGAATTCCCTCAGGCATGTCCTGGATGAAGTCAAGGTCTTTGCAGGTGGGCACagttttctccctctctttggGAGAGGCACGGCGCTTGTAAGTGGAGCCTTTTAAGTCATATTTGAGGTGCATTGGTACAGAGCGTGGCAGAAGGTTGTTCATCACCACAATGCGTATGTTCTTCCCCCCTGCCTGCACACAGTACAGTCCATAGAACTTGGGCAGCAGCGTCCGTTTGTTTTGGTTCAGGTTCTAGCACACCAGAGAAAGAGGGCACAGAATGAAATACCATCAGACAACATAAGCTAATAACTAAGCACAGCCCGAGCAAAGCTCTGCTCTGTTCTACCTCCAACATgctccctccacacacacacacacacacacacacacacaaaaacaatacatgcaaaatgaaaaaagttacaaaggtGCATTCACATAAAATACACACCATGAAATATCCTGGCAGTAGTTTTTGCAAGAACTCAGCTTCTTTGTGCTGgacagttttaataataaattcatcatCGCTGGAGACGTAGAAGATCGAGCCACTCGCACCAGGATTCGACAGTTCTATCAGAGGATCATTACACAGAGAGTActgcagagaaaaacaaaacacatatacAACCCATGAGCCAGCAATAATATTCAACAGACCAGCAATTATGAATGATATTAGAAAAATACACATTGCTTGGAAGCAACTGTTTAAAGGTAAGGCTCCTAGAACATCCCATTAGATCTTACTGTAACCAGATTAGAAAACATGAAGACTAATGAAAGGAATGTTGGAATGGttttgtgtgtgcaagtgtCCAGGGGTTTTAGCTGACCAGGTAGTCATCGGGTCGAATGCCAAAGAGTTCTCTGAAGTAACGAAAGGCAATGGGTGCGTAAGTCTTAAATCGGAAGTCACCATGGTGATGTGCAGGCGTCAGATTACTGCCctcactgagaaagagagatacatgAAAGATGGCATAAATGGTACACAATACTTAACTACAAACAAACTAAATATAAAGAGATATGTACTAAATACCAAGTGGTGTGCCCTTAAACATCCTGGAATTGgctaaatgtaatataatagaGGGATGCTAGTGAAGGATACAGTTTTAAAAGGTCATATGAATTAGAATATGGCTACTTAACAACAGGACAATCACGTGTATATATACTTAGTTACctataactaaataaattaatggtGATGTTAAAGTGGCGATGGACACAACCAGAAACAAGAAGCAGGGAATACACATCATCTCCCCAAATCAGCACAAAACAGGAGAAAGCTCATACCTAGGGAAGAATATGCTTTCTACTACATAGAAGTCCTGCATAAGGACATCTCTCTCAGCCTTCTGGCTCAGGCTTCCCACAGTGTGGGTAATACCAAGCTGAATGGCTCCTTTCAGGGCAGAAGAAGTTGTCTGGTGGGAGAAATGTTGTAAAATTAGTCCAAACAGCCTGCAACGGTCTCTTTCTGTGTAAGTTAGCAGTTCTTGGCCATGTTTTGTACCAGACTCTCTTTAGCAACAGCTAGAAATCTTGAACGAAcagttcttttttatttcatctactCTGTACCAAGATGCCCTCATTCCTGGTTTGGTCTTTCTAACGTTAACTGACCTTTTTGTAAGTGGTCTCTCCAGTAGGGTTGATCCCTCGATGACCAATAGTCTTCTTCATACTTTGAGACGACCCTGGACCCtgtgagacagagtgacagaaatgagagacaaaaagaatgaATAGGAAACATAAAACATGTGTCCGGTCTATCAGGGGAGACACTTCTATTACCCTGGATTTTTCTTAATGCTG contains:
- the pip5k1ab gene encoding phosphatidylinositol 4-phosphate 5-kinase type-1 alpha isoform X1 — translated: MATAGPAEPGFSAPPDLRTPFWRMLTSQRRSSRKTASPEGPGSSQSMKKTIGHRGINPTGETTYKKTTSSALKGAIQLGITHTVGSLSQKAERDVLMQDFYVVESIFFPSEGSNLTPAHHHGDFRFKTYAPIAFRYFRELFGIRPDDYLYSLCNDPLIELSNPGASGSIFYVSSDDEFIIKTVQHKEAEFLQKLLPGYFMNLNQNKRTLLPKFYGLYCVQAGGKNIRIVVMNNLLPRSVPMHLKYDLKGSTYKRRASPKEREKTVPTCKDLDFIQDMPEGIQLEPDNYNALSKTIQRDCLLLQSFKIMDYSLLVGIHNVDQASRERLGAGESCRPVEGTVTPDQKRPQAQKALYSTAMESIQGEARGKGTVDSEDQWGGIPARNSRGERLLVYIGIIDILQSYRFIKKLEHSWKALVHDGDTVSVHRPGFYAERFQRFMCNTVFRKAMKSSPSKKSRAGCQSVARRLPMGTAFPTAQSSSHMLLDARLVYHSHFTHPDTDVEIGMQSDRPDLLPSMPPTAGPSSEYEAADMPNPSVPPIRSVGVEVHKSASTEADSNTFLSLGAEVTDEQMGNEDAISLKDIIPETNICF
- the pip5k1ab gene encoding phosphatidylinositol 4-phosphate 5-kinase type-1 alpha isoform X2; amino-acid sequence: MATAGPAEPGFSAPPGSSRKTASPEGPGSSQSMKKTIGHRGINPTGETTYKKTTSSALKGAIQLGITHTVGSLSQKAERDVLMQDFYVVESIFFPSEGSNLTPAHHHGDFRFKTYAPIAFRYFRELFGIRPDDYLYSLCNDPLIELSNPGASGSIFYVSSDDEFIIKTVQHKEAEFLQKLLPGYFMNLNQNKRTLLPKFYGLYCVQAGGKNIRIVVMNNLLPRSVPMHLKYDLKGSTYKRRASPKEREKTVPTCKDLDFIQDMPEGIQLEPDNYNALSKTIQRDCLLLQSFKIMDYSLLVGIHNVDQASRERLGAGESCRPVEGTVTPDQKRPQAQKALYSTAMESIQGEARGKGTVDSEDQWGGIPARNSRGERLLVYIGIIDILQSYRFIKKLEHSWKALVHDGDTVSVHRPGFYAERFQRFMCNTVFRKAMKSSPSKKSRAGCQSVARRLPMGTAFPTAQSSSHMLLDARLVYHSHFTHPDTDVEIGMQSDRPDLLPSMPPTAGPSSEYEAADMPNPSVPPIRSVGVEVHKSASTEADSNTFLSLGAEVTDEQMGNEDAISLKDIIPETNICF